One region of Wyeomyia smithii strain HCP4-BCI-WySm-NY-G18 chromosome 3, ASM2978416v1, whole genome shotgun sequence genomic DNA includes:
- the LOC129728865 gene encoding uncharacterized protein K02A2.6-like — MHFSSQCQFKDHKCRDCGKIGHREGYCACFTAKNRQKSSTFNIKKQQHSCKSVFVGNLDSGSDITIISRENWKKVGCPATNPADCVAKTASGGKLNISDMFSATISIGGIVKTCKIYMCGTNLNLNVLGSDAMDKFGLWDVPLSSICSLVHSSDFDDDVADLKARFPNVFSNTMGLCKKTQVHLTLKPDTQLVFKPKRPVAYSVEALVKEELRRLEGLGIITPITYADWAAPIVVVRRPNRSVRICADFSTGLNNALKPNSHPLQLSEDIFARMANCTIFGHIDLSDAYLQVEVDDESRKLLVINTHKGLYRFNRLSPGIRTAPGEFQQIMDAILSGIEYACPYLDDILVGGRTRAELKLNLQQVLGRLQEYGFTVRIEKCSFFMSQVKYLGQLMDREGIRPDPEKIAAIISMPAPHDVPTLRSYLGAVNYYGKYIREMRNLRQPLDELLKKGTSFSWSDKCQRSFDRFKEVLQSSLLLTHYNPRLNIVVSADASNVGIGARIAHRFPDGSEKAIYHASRSLTPAESKYSQIEKEALALIFAVTKFHRKVYGRHYVLQTDHKPLLAIFGSKQGIPAYTANRLQRWALTMLLYDFSIEYTATDHFGHADILSRLINSHIKPDEEYVIASIELESIICSIVSEFVGFLPVTYRMIAEETAKDDTLQKVKTYIKNGWPQSKSEIVGSPEIQQFFSRRDALSLAQKCLLYAERIVIPKKLQKRVLEQLHKGHPGVERTRSLARNFVYWPNIDDHINEMVRSCNECAMVAKSDTKTSLESWPIPEKPWQRVHIDYAGPVNDMYFLVLVDALSKWPEVVATKRITTSATLAILRSIFARFGMPEVMVSDNGTQFTSDQLERFCEVNGIIHLKTAPYHPRSNGQAERFVDTFKRAVKKIQAGGEELQEAIDTFLLCYRSTPRRSAPDSKSPGEVILGRRLRTSLELIRPPSSFSKCPDSIQDQQYNLKHGAKPKSFDVKDKVFAKVYQGTNWSWVAGEIVERIGAVIYNVWIPERQQLLRSHNNQLRKRHGNSLSNDTVSDTSVPLDLSLNACGINSLEDQVELTLEDVPLNEIQRELLQEVFANGADVPTAINREVSEERRSTRTRKLPGRYRPYHLY, encoded by the exons ATGCATTTCTCGAGCCAGTGTCAGTTCAAGGATCACAAATGTCGTGACTGCGGTAAAATTGGTCATCGCGAAGGCTATTGTGCCTGTTTTACTGCGAAGAATCGGCAGAAATCATCCACATTCAACATCAAGAAGCAGCAGCATTCATGTAAGAGTGTTTTCGTCGGTAAC TTAGATTCGGGATCAGATATAACCATTATCTCTCgtgaaaactggaaaaaagtggGATGTCCAGCAACAAATCCGGCAGACTGCGTAGCTAAAACGGCTTCCGGTGGCAAGCTGAACATTTCGGATATGTTTTCGGCTACTATCAGCATCGGTGGCATAGTTAAAACGTGCAAAATTTACATGTGTGGTACTAACCTCAACCTTAACGTGTTGGGTTCCGATGCAATGGATAAATTCGGTCTGTGGGATGTACCATTATCATCAATCTGTAGTTTGGTACATAGTAGTGATTTCGATGATGATGTTGCCGATTTGAAGGCTCGTTTTCcaaatgtttttagtaacacTATGGGCCTCTGTAAGAAAACGCAGGTGCATCTTACACTCAAACCAGATACACAGCTTGTGTTCAAGCCGAAGCGCCCAGTGGCCTATAGTGTAGAAGCGTTAGTGAAAGAGGAACTTCGCAGACTTGAAGGCTTGGGTATAATCACACCGATTACGTATGCCGATTGGGCGGCTCCAATCGTCGTGGTTCGAAGACCGAATCGCTCAGTGCGAATCTGTGCAGACTTTTCAACGGGTCTCAATAATGCTTTGAAGCCAAATAGTCATCCACTACAACTTTCTGAAGACATTTTCGCACGCATGGCAAATTGCACAATCTTTGGGCATATCGATCTGTCCGATGCATACCTTCAGGTAGAGGTAGACGATGAAAGCCGAAAATTGCTTGTCATCAATACACACAAAGGACTCTACCGTTTCAATCGTCTTTCACCCGGCATTCGTACAGCGCCGGGCGAATTTCAACAAATCATGGATGCCATACTCAGTGGAATTGAATACGCCTGTCCGTATCTTGATGATATCCTAGTGGGAGGCAGAACGAGAGCAGAACTGAAACTTAATTTGCAGCAAGTATTAGGACGTCTGCAAGAGTACGGATTTACCGTTAGAATTGAAAAGTGTAGTTTTTTCATGAGTCAGGTGAAATATCTGGGTCAATTAATGGATCGCGAGGGTATTCGTCCAGATCCAGAGAAAATCGCCGCCATCATCAGCATGCCTGCACCACACGATGTCCCTACGCTTAGGTCCTATTTAGGAGCTGTGAATTATTACGGGAAATACATAAGGGAAATGAGGAATCTTCGGCAACCTTTGGATGAACTTCTAAAAAAGGGTACCAGCTTCAGTTGGTCCGATAAATGCCAACGTTCGTTCGATCGTTTCAAGGAGGTTCTACAGAGTTCATTGTTATTGACGCACTACAATCCACGATTGAATATAGTCGTTTCAGCTGATGCGTCCAATGTGGGCATTGGTGCCCGCATAGCACATCGTTTCCCGGACGGTTCGGAGAAGGCTATATACCATGCATCCAGAAGCCTCACTCCGGCTGAATCGAAATATAGCCAAATTGAAAAAGAAGCATTGGCACTTATATTTGCTGTGACCAAGTTCCATAGGAAGGTTTATGGTCGTCATTACGTTTTACAAACAGATCACAAACCGTTATTAGCTATATTTGGATCAAAACAAGGTATTCCTGCTTACACTGCCAACCGTTTACAGAGGTGGGCGCTAACTATGCTATTATACGATTTCAGCATCGAGTATACAGCCACGGATCATTTCGGACACGCCGATATCTTATCTCGTCTGATTAATTCGCATATTAAACCCGACGAAGAGTATGTTATCGCGTCAATAGAGCTTGAGTCAATCATCTGTAGCATTGTTAGCGAGTTCGTCGGTTTCTTGCCTGTCACTTATAGAATGATAGCCGAAGAGACCGCGAAGGATGATACTCTGCAGAAAGTGAAAACTTACATAAAAAATGGTTGGCCCCAAAGCAAGAGCGAAATCGTAGGCAGTCCCGAGATTCAGCAGTTTTTTTCTCGGCGAGATGCGCTTAGTTTAGCTCAGAAGTGTTTATTGTATGCAGAGAGAATTGTGATACCAAAAAAATTGCAGAAACGTGTACTTGAACAACTTCATAAAGGTCATCCAGGCGTCGAACGTACCCGTTCGTTGGCACgcaattttgtttattggccaaaCATCGACGACCATATTAATGAGATGGTACGTAGTTGTAATGAGTGCGCCATGGTAGCAAAGTCAGATACAAAAACATCCCTCGAGTCGTGGCCAATTCCAGAGAAACCGTGGCAAAGGGTACATATAGACTATGCAGGCCCTGTGAACGATATGTATTTCTTGGTTCTGGTGGATGCACTATCAAAATGGCCAGAGGTAGTGGCAACTAAGCGGATTACCACGTCAGCAACTTTGGCTATACTTAGAAGTATTTTCGCCAGGTTTGGCATGCCGGAAGTTATGGTATCGGATAACGGTACACAGTTTACCAGCGATCAGCTCGAACGGTTTTGTGAAGTAAACGGTATCATACATCTCAAGACAGCACCCTATCATCCGCGAAGCAATGGACAGGCGGAGAGATTCGTCGACACATTTAAACGCGCAGTGAAAAAAATCCAGGCAGGAGGGGAAGAATTGCAGGAAGCCATTGACACATTTCTTCTCTGTTACCGTTCTACTCCTCGCCGTAGTGCTCCAGATTCTAAATCTCCCGGTGAAGTAATTTTGGGTAGACGGCTTCGCACTTCACTTGAACTTATCCGGCCACCAAGCAGTTTCAGCAAATGCCCGGACTCCATTCAAGATCAGCAGTATAATCTAAAACACGGAGCAAAACCAAAAAGCTTTGATGTGAAAGACAAGGTGTTCGCCAAAGTGTATCAAGGTACAAATTGGAGCTGGGTGGCAGGTGAAATAGTAGAACGAATTGGTGCCGTCATCTATAACGTATGGATTCCTGAACGTCAGCAGCTTTTAAGATCACACAACAACCAGTTACGAAAACGACATGGGAACAGCTTAAGCAATGACACCGTGTCTGATACTTCGGTACCCTTAGATCTTTCGTTAAATGCCTGTGGTATAAATTCACTCGAAGATCAAGTGGAACTCACTTTGGAGGACGTGCCATTGAACGAGATACAACGTGAGCTACTACAAGAAGTGTTTGCTAATGGAGCCGATGTCCCTACCGCAATAAACAGAGAGGTTTCTGAGGAGCGACGTTCAACAAGAACCCGGAAGCTTCCCGGGCGTTATAGACCGTATCACCTATACTAA
- the LOC129727798 gene encoding MICOS complex subunit MIC27 isoform X1 has product MMIRSTCFNTAPVMLGALVVKSEAKETAGSNTDAKSKQTCKPSELPLYRPVNQKIACECEGHKKETVSKPVQAIEDGIRAVRIQVFEVSKVVTNQKKQVAEWYEQGKKQTKFIRDYLNQEDNTLPRVGAIAIGGLSGLIFGLRGGFFRRLLYTSIGGAGVASICYPQEAEMYAQHGLVEAKKYATIGYNFVYGVKPGDQQLELPTIPTSLGELKDSMSELAKSAYGAVFPEKK; this is encoded by the exons A TGATGATCAGGAGCACTTGCTTTAATACGGCTCCAGTTATGCTTGGAGCCTTAGTTGTTAAAagcgaggctaaagaaactgcAGGATCAAATACGGATGCTAAATCGAAGCAAACATGCAAGCCTTCCGAGCTACCACTGTACCGACCAGTAAATCAAAAAATTGCTTGTGAGTGCGAGGGCCATAAAAAGGAAACTGTTTCTAAGCCTGTACAAGCAATTGAAGACGGAATTCGTGCTGTTCGAATCCAAGTATTTGAAGTTTCTAAGGTTGTAACAAATCAAAAGAAACAGGTTGCGGAGTGGTACGAACAGGGGAAGAAACAGACGAAAT TTATTCGTGATTATCTCAATCAGGAAGATAACACTCTGCCTCGAGTCGGTGCTATCGCTATCGGTGGCCTATCCGGTCTTATATTTGGACTTCGTGGAGGATTTTTCCGAAGGCTCCTGTATACATCAATTGGCGGTGCTGGTGTAGCGTCCATATGCTATCCACAGGAAGCGGAAATGTATGCACAACATGGCTTAGTGGAAGCCAAGAAGTATGCTACTATTGGTTACAATTTTGTGTACGGCGTAAAACCGGGAGATCAACAACTAGAACTACCAACTATTCCAACGAGTCTTGGTGAGCTAAAAGACAGCATGTCCGAGTTGGCAAAGTCTGCTTATGGTGCTGTCTTTCCTGAGAAGAAATAA
- the LOC129727798 gene encoding MICOS complex subunit MIC27 isoform X2 codes for MIRSTCFNTAPVMLGALVVKSEAKETAGSNTDAKSKQTCKPSELPLYRPVNQKIACECEGHKKETVSKPVQAIEDGIRAVRIQVFEVSKVVTNQKKQVAEWYEQGKKQTKFIRDYLNQEDNTLPRVGAIAIGGLSGLIFGLRGGFFRRLLYTSIGGAGVASICYPQEAEMYAQHGLVEAKKYATIGYNFVYGVKPGDQQLELPTIPTSLGELKDSMSELAKSAYGAVFPEKK; via the exons ATGATCAGGAGCACTTGCTTTAATACGGCTCCAGTTATGCTTGGAGCCTTAGTTGTTAAAagcgaggctaaagaaactgcAGGATCAAATACGGATGCTAAATCGAAGCAAACATGCAAGCCTTCCGAGCTACCACTGTACCGACCAGTAAATCAAAAAATTGCTTGTGAGTGCGAGGGCCATAAAAAGGAAACTGTTTCTAAGCCTGTACAAGCAATTGAAGACGGAATTCGTGCTGTTCGAATCCAAGTATTTGAAGTTTCTAAGGTTGTAACAAATCAAAAGAAACAGGTTGCGGAGTGGTACGAACAGGGGAAGAAACAGACGAAAT TTATTCGTGATTATCTCAATCAGGAAGATAACACTCTGCCTCGAGTCGGTGCTATCGCTATCGGTGGCCTATCCGGTCTTATATTTGGACTTCGTGGAGGATTTTTCCGAAGGCTCCTGTATACATCAATTGGCGGTGCTGGTGTAGCGTCCATATGCTATCCACAGGAAGCGGAAATGTATGCACAACATGGCTTAGTGGAAGCCAAGAAGTATGCTACTATTGGTTACAATTTTGTGTACGGCGTAAAACCGGGAGATCAACAACTAGAACTACCAACTATTCCAACGAGTCTTGGTGAGCTAAAAGACAGCATGTCCGAGTTGGCAAAGTCTGCTTATGGTGCTGTCTTTCCTGAGAAGAAATAA